Part of the Zerene cesonia ecotype Mississippi chromosome 3, Zerene_cesonia_1.1, whole genome shotgun sequence genome is shown below.
GCTTTAACGTAAAGTAATTTTGTTCCAtagaacataataaataccaatTAAGTTAACATTGTTTCGTACCGcgtaataaatgtattgaataaacaacatatttaaagttttttggAATAtgcatgttatttataaaccgagataaaaattaacgcgaaaaaatttaaaattaaactcagTAATTATTTGATctataagtttaattattaataaagacaTTGTGATGAAAAAACGTTATGTTTGCTgatgtaaaatttcaaataattccgaatagaaaataaattaaatacttcaatTTTCAGCACACGGCAAGCGATCTGGGAAGCCGCCCGCATCAGCCCCTGATTGGTTCATTACAAGAATGTTACGACGTATGGCTAACAATGAGATGGTAagtaatgtgtgtgtgtgtgtgtgtgtatgtgtgtataattaaacatagtGTATGCAATTAAAACACGTATTGTTACTGTTTTACTGTTGTCAATTTTACATTGATGAAATTAAACtattgtttacaataatatattaatttaactctTCGACAAGATTGTACATAGAagtatacttaaaaataataacaataatgattataataaagtgaagaatttgtttggcggccttatcacttagaagtgatctctaTTCTCTCTATAATCTTATTTGATCAAACACTTGTTTGGAAAATAAGCTTAATATTATTCGACAATTTGCCTAAAgcaaaaattcattttatatgttgAACTGCAAagtatcttatacctttaaacgagcaattcttgtatatatatatatatatatatataattggaatctcggaatcggctccaacgattttcatgaaatttagtatatagggggtttcgggggcgataaatcgatctagctaggaattttttttagaaaatgtcatattcgtgttttattcgtgttttatttttcctgacatctattggtgaataataatactattttgcttcgtagatagctggacaactgaaataacacataggcactttttataccgatattcctacgggatacggacttacgcggtttcaaccgcgggtcacagctagtaaaaattaattgcgaaatcaccaaatgacaacatattttaataaaattttgttataccGACATCTTTATAAACATTAGAACAACATTTTGCAGCAAAACGGCAACAATTTCGAAGTAAAACACAATGACGCAGATGACATCTTCCGGGTGGATATAGACGACTCGTCGGCGAACAACCCTTTGTAAGTTTTCCTTTCTCAGTTAGTTTTGTTCTAGTTACACATGTACGCAACAGATGGCGCTGAAACCAAAgacaattattcaataaaaagagCAATGTGCATTTTAACGATTTTTTCGATATTCAAATATGAAGGTAAccgtaatataaaatgaaattagaaaatttaaaaacaatgaaacttGCATAATTCTTCAATAACtgcttcatataaattttggaggataatttaaaataaatcttttaacatAGTTATAAGATTTCATTGataattatgtgtattattgtatagtttataataacattttaatatttaatactggcgatccgccccggcttcgcccgtcgTATGCATGAAACTGTCCGTGGTATGTAGAGGGTGAAActattgcaatcggtccaaCAGTTTCTAGCAAACTCCAGTTGATCTTTATATaatgactagctgcacccggcaaacgctgttctgccttactcttatcgtttagtggtatgaaaaatagatgttagccgattctcagacctacccaatatgcttaccaaatttcagaggaatcggtcaagcggtttcggaggagtatagagactaacattgtgacacgagaattttatatataagattatagatttaaatatctatcaaAACCTAGCGGTCCACCTCGACTTtggttcaaaatatatttatagtcttAAACACTGGTACATATAGACATAACCAATGATTAAAGAACTTTTGAAACAAACCCCGaagtttcaaaaaaattttcaaagttTAACAATTATGTTGTTTAGAAGCAATCATAGGCGATCTTAATTCTTGGACACGTTTCTTGGGCATTTTATCTAATCCTTAGTAACCATAACATCGTAAATATACCAACTGCTATCCAGGCGATATTCTTTAGAAGATAACCACTCgggattaaaatttatgaccTATTTTCGAGGAGAGCTAATCGTAAATTCACTTCACTATTTTCAGAAAAGACAGCGAAGATCTACCACTGGATGCAGCATCAAAGTTACCAGAGGCCAAACCCATGTTGGACGACGACTTACTCACGAAAATAAAACTGTGGCAAATAATGGTATGTTCCATACTTCTTATCTAAATACTAGcggcccgccccggcttcgcccgtggttcatatatagcctgaagccttcctcaataaatgggctatctaaaactgaaagagtCTTTTTTAAAACGGaacagtagttcttgagattagcgcattcaaacaaacaaacaaactcttcagctttataattgtAGTATAGATGTATagctcaaaggtgactgacttaCTGAATTAGTGATTTAGCTCAgcctaaaccactggacggatcgggttaaaatttgacatgcagatagatgttatgacgtaggtatccgctaagaaagaattttgataaattgtacCCTCAATGGGAAATACGGGATGAGTGTCTGTAGCATGAAGCTTTATTAAGACCgtgggcgaagctgcgggcaacagctagttatatgaGAGAACTTCGCCGGACAgtctataatttcataaatcttCATCGAATTGAGTAATAAGATACTGTTCGAGTATGACAGTATGTCGTATCTTCAAGTTCTTGTATTGAGGGCGTAGTCCCATGTGATCCGGCCCACGTATATATTGCACGTATTGCAACGctcaattttcttatttacagAACAGAGCACCTTCAAAAggtcatttattataatcacaaCGTGTAGGTACTGTAAATATTCCATttcgattaaatatttataacctttTGTAATTGTCAAATCCTatcttcctactaatcctactaatattataaatgcgtaagtttgtaaggatgtgagagtgtttgttgctct
Proteins encoded:
- the LOC119838118 gene encoding neuropeptide CCHamide-1 isoform X1, whose product is MQKQKSAKSCLPSASATALLIILLIVCLTEGATEQRINNRGSKSSHLIQKINGWRSQRGGSCLSYGHSCWGAHGKRSGKPPASAPDWFITRMLRRMANNEMQNGNNFEVKHNDADDIFRVDIDDSSANNPLKDSEDLPLDAASKLPEAKPMLDDDLLTKIKLWQIMRVASQDH
- the LOC119838118 gene encoding neuropeptide CCHamide-1 isoform X2 produces the protein MQKQKSAKSCLPSASATALLIILLIVCLTEGATGSCLSYGHSCWGAHGKRSGKPPASAPDWFITRMLRRMANNEMQNGNNFEVKHNDADDIFRVDIDDSSANNPLKDSEDLPLDAASKLPEAKPMLDDDLLTKIKLWQIMRVASQDH